The stretch of DNA TGGCCTCGGCGCTGTGGGCGCCATCCCCCATCTGCTGCCAGCCTCCATGAGCGCCGACGCCGGCCAATGCGGTGCCGGGCGCTCCTGCTCCGCCGCCGATTCCGGACCTCATGGTCCTGGGCTCGGCGCCGGCGCCGTCGACGGAGCTGCCCCTTGTTGGGACACCATTGGCCTCGCGGGTTTTCTTGACCCCCATCCGAGGGTTTTGTCCGGTCGGCGGACCATCCTTCTCGACCTCCGGCGTGGCGTTCAGCACGGGGCCGATGCCGCAGGCCGTCGCCGGGGCCGGCTCGTCCTCTGCTCCGCCACCTCTATCGTTCCTGTCGGGGTTTTCACCCCGGCCTCGGTTCGCCGCGGCTACGCATGCTCCAGTGAGCCAAATCCCCAACAATCTTGCTCCTAGATGTAGATTAGCTATTAATTTCTTAGGCATGTGCTAGGATTGATAGGATTCTAGCAGATCCGATTGGATGCGATCCCAATCAAATCCAATCGGACTGATTTGTTCTTGTTTTGTACAATGCGTGTGCTACTGCTTGTGTTCATGCTAGAATGCTAGTAgctgtgttacatgctagattcATGTTAATGCTAGATTCATGTTCATGCCAGGGCGAGTGCTACTACATGCTACATTTGTGCTACATGCTAGTAGCTGTGTTCATGCTAGAATCATGTTCATGTTGAGTGATGAATGCTAGAATCATGTTGACTGATGGCATGCTCATGTTAGGATCATGTCCTTGTTTCGTGTTGCATGTTGAAGCTAGGGTTTGTGCCATGAGTGGATGTTTCATgacttagtgtcaggacttagtcgcgaggccaacgcatctatgtggtagcttgagaggggttgagtgggacaagagacgcagggcggatcaacacgcaagacaaggatttaggattcgggccccgggaaacatcatccggtaatagccctacatgctgtttgaggctaggtctcattatcatcacgagggagtcgccgtaaaccggctctcctctttgtgtctagccctaagattgtttcttcttgctcgtccctctttggggagccctgcccctccttatatatgttgaaggggcggtttacatgtggagtcctattaggattaggactagtctatctctaatacaaatcggatacaagtcctggtcttaactccttgtaaggtaaatattcctcatgcctttcctcttaaaccggcccaccatagtatgaaccggccttcatgaaccgcccgttgggccaccgagtcttgtcgctcctctgacccGCCTGCCGGATTACCAATGAATCGTAAACCGCCAGGTCCAAACGGGTCACCAGTGAATCGTCAAGTCTTAGtcgggtctcaagtaaaccgccaagtccggccgggttatacttccgtcCGGTTTatgccgcggggtatatccccgacactgcccatgaggcatggctcgcatgtgtcaagtgattcaaaatcaagtgactccaaacatccatcaacatggagtttcttcatgcatcttatgccaatatgacctaagcgacAGTGCCATGAGAAAGTTGtattatcattattaactctacatcttttggcatgaacatgtgtattaccacgaccgagattcaatgaaccattcacatagggtgcatgaccatgaaaggtatcattcatgtaaatagaataaccattattctctaacttaaatgaatgaccgtattgcaatgaacatgatctaatcatattcatactcaacgtagacacctgataacatttatctaggttcaatactaatcccgaaggcagatggagcgtgcgatggtgatctcatcaactttggaaacacttccaacacacatcatcacctcgcccttagccagtctctgtttagtccgtagcttttgcttcaagtcaccaataatagcaaccgaaccagtatccaatacccaggtgctaccaggagtactagtgaggtacacattaataacacgtatatactttgttgaagttgccagccttcttatctaccatgtaTTTGGGGTAAtcccgctaccagtgaccgttccccttacaatagaagcacttagtcttgggtttgggttcaaccttgggttccttcactggagcggcaactggtttgccatccatgaagtttcccttctagcccttgcccttcttgaaaccagtagtcttgttaaaccatcaacacttgatgctccttcttgatttctaccttttgcggtcttaagcaccgcaaacatctccgggatcaactccatcccttgcatgtcatagttcatcacgaagatctagtagcttagtgatagtggctagagaactctatcaatcactatcttatctggaagtttaactcccacctgatttaagtgattgtagcacccagacattctgagcacatgcttactagctgagctattctcctccatcttgttggcaaaaaaacttgtcagaggtctcacgcctctcaacacgggcatgagcctgaaatcccaatttcagctcttggaacatctcatatgttctatggcgttcaaaacgtcattgtaatcctgattctaagccgtaaagtatggtgcactaaactatcaagtagtcatcatgatgtgtctgtcaggtgttcacaacatccacagacgacgttgtaggggtttgcacatcgagcggtgcatcaaagacgtaagccttctgtgtagcagtgaggacactcctcggactacggacccagtccgcatcattgcttacaatatctttcaacttaatatttctctaggaacgtattgaaacagggagctacaacgtgagctatttatctacaacatatttgtaAAGACagtttagactatgttcatgataattgagttcatctaatcaaattatttaatgaactctcactcagatagacatccctctagtaatctaagtgaaacatgatccgaatcgactaggccgtgtccgatcatcacgtgagacggactagtcatcaacggtgaacatctcatgttgatcttatcttctatacgactcatgttcgacctttcggtcttccgtgttccgaggccatgtctgtacatgttaggctcgtcaagtcaacctaagtgtttcgcatgtgtcccgaggccatgtctgtacatgctaggctcatcaacacccgttgtattcaaacgttagaatctatcacacccgatcatcacgtggtgcttcaaaacaacgaaccttcgcaacggtgcacggttagggggaacacttttcttgaaattttagtgagggatcatcttatttaagctaccgtcgttctaagcaaatgagatgtaaaacatgataaacatcacatgcaatcaaatagtgacatgatatgaccaatatcattttgctccttttgatctccatcttcggggctccatgatcatcgttgtcaccggcatgacaccatgatctccatcatcgtgtcttcttgaagttgtctcgtcatctattacttctactactatggctaacgctttagcaataaagtaaagtaattacatgacgtttatgttgacgcacaggtcataaataaatcaagacaactcctatggctcctgccggttgtcatactaatcgacatgcaagtcatgattcctattacaagaacatgatcaatctcatacatcacatatatcattcatcacatccttttggccatatcacatcacaaggcatatgctgcaaaaacaagttagacatcctctaattattgttgcaagtttttacgtggttgctataggtttctagcaagaacgtttcttacctacgcgaaaaccacaacgtgatatgccaatttctatttacccttcataaggacccttttcatcaaatccgatccgactaaagtgggagagacagacacccgctagccaccttatgcaactagtgcatgtcggtcggtggaaccagtctcacgtaagagtacgtgtaaggtcggtccgggccgcttcatcccacgatgccgccgaatcaagataatactagtaacggcaagtaaattgacaatatcgacgcccacaactgctttgtgttctactcgtgcatagaaactacgcatagacctagctcatgatgccactgttggggatcgtagcagaaattcaaaattttctacgcatcaccaagatcaatctatggagtaatctagcaacgagggaaggagattgcatctacatacccttgtagatcgctaagcggaagcgttcaagtgaacgtggttgatggagtcatactcgtcgtgatccaaatcaccgatgatcctagtgccgaacggacggcacctccgcgttcaacacacgtacagcccggggacgtctcctccttcttgatccagcaaggggagaggagaagctgagggaaaactccgacagcacgacaacatggtggtgatggagctcgtggttctccggcagggcttcgccaagcactacggaggaggatgaggtgttggaggaggaagagggctgcgccaggggaagggttgcggctgccctctctctccctcactatatatagggggaagggaggagggggaggcgccctagggttccctaggggaggggcggcggccacaggggaaaccctagatgggtttgggcgcccccaccccctaggaaacttgccccccaagccgggaggggcggctgccctaggggtggcgcccccacctctcctggttacgtgagatggggtgggaggggcgctcagccccttagtgggctgatgtgccctctccccttggcccataaggccccccaacgcttgccggggcctccgaaacccctttcggacacgctggtcatcacctggtacccccggaacaattccggactccaatacccttcgtccaatataccgatcttcacctccggaccattccggagctcctcgtcatgtctgggatctcatccgggactccgaacaaccttcggtaaccacatactatttcccataacaactctagcgtcaccgaaccttaagtgtgtagaccctacgggttcgggaaccatgcagacatgaccgagacaactcttcggccaataaccaacagcgggatctggatacccatgttggctcccacatgttccacgatgatctcatcggatgaaccacgatgtcaaggattcaatcaatcccgtatacaattctctttgtccatcggtacgatacttgcccgagattcgatcgtcggtatcccgatatcttgttcaatctcgttaccggcaagtctctttactcgttccgtaacacatcattccgtgatcaactccttggtcacattgtgcgcattatgatgatgtcctaccgagtgggcccagagatacctctccgtttacacggagtgacaaatcccagtctcgattcgtgccaacccaacagacacttttggagatacctgtagtgaacttttatagccacccagttacgttgtgacgtttggcacacccaaagcactcctacggtatccgggagttgcacaatctcatggtctaaggaaatgatacttgacaatagaaaagctttagcatacgaactacatgatctttgtgctaggcttaggattgggtcttgtccatcacatcattctcctaatgatgtgatcccgttatcaacgacatccaatgtccatggtcaggaaactgtaatcatctattgatcaacgagctagtcaactagaggcttactagggacatggtgttgtctatgtatccacacatgtatctgagtttcctatcaatacaattctagcatggataataaacgattatcatgaacaatgaaatataataataataactaatttattattgcctctagggcatatttccaacaatgggTGCTATTGGCACTTGCTGTTGCTATTTTTAGATATTTCCTTGTTTAGAATTATGTAGTGATCAGTGTCAGTTGCAGCAAAGAAGATGCCACTGATTAGTGACTTGCCCAACAGCAAGGGTCATTGATAAGTGCCATTTGTTTCTAGGCAAATGCCACTTATCGATGGCACTTTCTGTTGGGCCAAATGTCACTTATCAATGGCACTTGCTATTGGGCAAGTCATTGATCAATGTCATTGATCAGTGCCATTTGCACTACAGCAAGTAGATTAGTGCTCTTGCCCAATAGCAAGTGACTGATCAGTGGCACTTGCTGTTGGGCAAGTCCACTGATCAGTGGCatttgcttgcttgcttgctttgTTTGATACTAATACTTGTCATGTTGCTTGACAAGATACTGAAGACTGACTGGGATGTGACGGGTGGAGGAGCTCAGGTCGTGGCCGGAGCTGAGCGCGCCGAAGATTTCATCCCCACGAACAGGTGGCTCAGGACGATGGACCTACCTGGCAGGATCGCCTTCATGAGCGTGCCTCGTTCAAGGGGATGATCTCCGAGGCAGGGCCACGAGGAGGGGGCCAGGGAGCCGATGAGATTCTACGAACAGATCAAGGACAGCGAGGACCTCGCCATGCTCGTCGTCCCTCCCAAGTTCGTGGAGGTGATGAACACCTGGCTGGTCATCAAGCGACTCCCGCGCGTGGTCAGGCTCTCAGCCAACAAGAGGTGCGTGTTCTGGGTGCAGGTCCAGAACTTCGAGGGCCAGATGGTGCTTGGCCGGGGGTGGAATTACTTCTGCCGCCGCCACAAGATCGTCCCCGGCGACCTCGTCATTGTGCGCATGTCCGGATTGGGACTGAAGGTTCAGATCTACAACCACGACTCGTCGGTGATGTGCAGGTACCGTTGCAGCAGGCACAACTGCCTTGATGGCATTGAGCAGGCTATGTAGTTAAGTTAAGTCAGGTGTTAGTGGAGAACTTTTAGGGTGTGTGGCGAGACTTGTGCTGGGAACATGTTTATATTTTGGCCAGGTGCAGCACCCTGGCACAACAGGGAAGGAGGATGCCCCTGCTCTTAATCTAGACTATGCTATCTAGTTAAGTAGTTTGCTGTGTTAAGTTTGTTGTCATTACATTGCTTGCTTTGTTTGATCTTGCTGTTGTGATGTTGCTGTTGTGCTGATCATGTGTGGTGGTAAGGCCACCACATTTGAATAGGGTGAGCAGAACACAAACGCTGTTTGCAACCAAACATCTGAAGTTTGCGTCTGCTCACATCCTAAGCACAAATGTGGGCAACCAAACAGCAAGGGGTAAGTCCCTCTCGATGCGATGCAGGCAACCAAATAGGTTGCATCTGCTGCATATGAGGCTGTATTTCAGCAACCAGGCTGGGTTAAGATGGACATGCAATACAAGTACTGTTCCAAACTACAATCAAACACGCCCCAAGTGATCCTTTTACTAGCCCTATGGCAAGCTTAATATGGACAATGTTGTGCCAATACGAGACTTGTCATCTTGTGAAACATGAGCACACGTCTCCCGCTCTTCCAGTTTATAATCTCCAAGCTCCAAGCTCTTCCAGTTTCCGCAGATGCATGGCAAGATGGTACTGAAGCTACATGGGCATCCCTAGAAATTCAATTCGGCTCTCGGGAGCACATGTTCCCAGGCCtgaaaatatttttcaaatgtCAAAAAATCAAGATAAAAAATTTATGTGATTTTAGTCACATCTAAATGCTACCTGCAAATTTTGAGGTAAAAAGGTTAACCATTTTGGCCTGTGCACAAAAAAAAGACAAATTGAAGATTAAATGTCACCTCAATTTTCACCGAAGAAACACTGCTGCTACGTTTCACATTAAATTTGTCAAGCATGCTTGCGACAAGAACGTGAACATCTATAAAAaatcatttttttcatttttttatactttttgaatttactgtttaTTCAGAAGATGTATCTTAAGAAAAAATAGGTCTTTGTTTGGACCGACGAGCTTGTACCGTCATCGTCAGTGTCAGGATGGTGCAAGTGCCAGATGCCGAAATGACCATCTAATGAAACATCCATATATAATAATTGTCGAGCAGCAACATCTTGTCTTTATTTAGCTGCATTTTGCGTGCGGTACTCCTGAACTTCTGGAGGTCGTGGTCATGTCTAGTGTGATGCGAGGTATGTTTACCTGCCTGTGTTAGGTCCAATCAGCTAATAAGCTAAACACGACTCTCAGTTGTTTTGGTTGCTTCCAGTGTGTACGGTGCAATCCTTTGCTACAGAACGTGTACAGTGTGCTTTGGACTAATGACTTGAGACGTGTACACGTTTGCGTGGTCTCGGGCTCTCTCGAAATGGTCTTTCACATTATTTTATAAATAAAGACACACGGCCGTGATGAAAAGATACACTTACCAAGCATATGAAAGAAAAACCTCGTAACAGAAAACACAacgcaaacaacacacgaaataTGCACTATGAGCGGCACGACTATGCCGAGGAGCATGAGTACATGAATAGCCGGACTTCAGCCATCCACGCTGCGATTGTGGAGGAAGAACATGCTCGCGTCTCCGGAAGGATCCACCGGACGTGGCCGCAAATTCACTCGCGTGCCTAAATGTCGTCGGAGAGGGTCATCTGCCCTCTCGCTCCAGCCCGAGGAGGGCCGATCTTGATCCTGCTGGGCTGGGGTGAGCAGTATAGGTCAAGAGCTTTGCCGATACAGTCACACGGGGGCAGAAGTACTGGTGTTCGTTTGACAATTTGCCATTCCTCCGGAAAGGTCACGCTCACTTGCAAGTTTCAACACTGTTGTTTGTGTTCATATCTTTTGTTGAAATCTGCGGTGGGAAATTAAGATATATACGCCATTCATATAAGTGGATAATATGACTATATTACAGTTTTATTTGCACTATTACGGGATGATACGCCTCACTGCCAGCACCAGCGGCAGCACGTGCCAAATGACAAAAGGACCACCACCCTGATACATAAAGCTATCCATATGTCGCGTTGCCGTAGCCCAGCAGCGGCAACGTCTTACGTGGCTGCATTTAGCGTGCGGTACAGGTGAACATATGAAGACGATCCAGTCTATATATATCTTACGTAGCGTATCTTGGAGGGTTCTACAGAAAATAGAAATCAGCAACATAATCAGAGGCAGAGAGGGTGCAGGTGCGCTTGCGTCGCTACACTACACGGGCTGAGCCATGGACGTCTTGTCACTCTCCGCTCTCTTGCGCTCATCGCcaatcctcctcctcctcgccgtgCTCGTGCCAATCTTCTCCTCCTTGTTCCTCTTCTCTGCCAGGAAGAAGCTTTCTCCGTCGTGCACCGATGGCGGCCGGCGGCTGCCTCCGTCGCCGCCCGGGTTTCCCGTCCTCGGCCACCTGCCCCTTCTTGGCTCCCTGCCGCATCGGAAGCTCCGGTCGCTGGCCGAGGCGCACGGCCCGGTCATGCTCCTGCACCTCGGCCGCGTGCCCACCGTCGTGGCCTCCTCGGCCGCCGCGGCGCAGGAGGTCATGAAGACCCGCGACCTGGCCTTCGCTAGCCGCGCCCAGATACGCATGGCCGAGCGGCTCCTCTACGGCCGCGACATGGTGCTGGCGCCCTACGGCGAGTACTGGCGCCAGGCCCGCCGCGTCTGCGTCGTCCACCTCCTCAACCACCGCCGCATCCTGTCCTTCCGCCGCGTCCGGGAGCAGGAGGTCGCCGCCCTGCTCGACGCCGTCCGCCGCCGCTCGCTTCACCCGCCGGGCGTGCTGAACCTCAGCGACATGCTCACCTCCTACTCCAACGCCGTCATCAAGCGGGCCGCGTTCGGCGACGGGGAGTACGGGATCGACGGCGACGACGGGGGCGAGAAACTGAGGAAGGTGCTCGACGACTTCGAGGAGCTGCTGGGGACGCCCACGGTGGGGGAGTTCGTGCCGTGGCTGGCATGGGTGGACACGCTCACAGGGCTGAATGCCAGGGTGACGCGCACGTTCGAGGCGCTCGACGGGTTGCTCGAGCGGGTCATCGCGGACCACCGCAAGCGGCGTCTGGCCGGCGGGCCGGTGGTGGGCGGCGGCGAGGACGATCGGCGGGACTTCGTGGACGTGCTGTTGGACGTGAGCGAGACGGGAGAGGAGGCCGGCGGAGTCCGGTTCGACGTGGTCAGCATCAAGGCCATTATGCTGGTACGTACGTTGTTCGTGCGTGTATTTTGTATCTATTTTGTATGGGAGTATAGCGGTAGTCAATTTTCTGGGGTCAGATCAGCATCCAACGGCCAGGATCATGGCGCATGTTCTTCTTCCTTCCGCTTAAGGCCGACTTGCCCCGCTTCATCCGCCTGCCGCCTCGCCCTCCCCTCAACCTCTTCGGAGAGTTCCTTGCTCAGCCTTGCCAGGGGCGACAGTCGACGGGTTCGCTCCTCAAGTCACACCCACCCTCGGCCTTGATGCGAAATTAACTGACTAACGGCAAAACAAGTTTTAGGGATCTAACATTTAGGAGGCACTATTTTTAAGGAGCAATGCTACACCTACAAACAAATTACATTAAGTTCTACATAATGAGCCGGTTGGCGAATTGTGATTGagagtagggggaggaggggccCACCCCCGAAATTCAGGGTGCCCAAGAAACTTGGTGAAGGAAAGTTACATAAACTTCCGTAACTTCGTTCGTAGGTGTAGGATTACTGGTTTTCTATTAATCAACAAACACTTTTCGCAAGTTCCTTGCTCAGCCTTGCCAGGGGCGATGCGTTCGCTCCTCACGTCACACCCACTTTCGGCCTTGCTGCAAAGTTAACTGACTAACGACAAAGAAGTTTTCAGGGATCTAACATTTTTTTTGAGCCGGGCTAATCCCCTTTTCATTATCGAAATAACAGAAATACAACCGAGTTCCAAGAAAAGATAAACAGGGAAAGGGAAAAAGCGAGCTCAAGCACTCCAGGGAAACCCGCTGTAGTCGCTCGCAATCGAAACGACCACCACGGGGCGAAAACCCTGGAGCACTAGCAACTCACCGCAAAAGTAACAAATGTCTCACAGCCCACACCACAGCCTACGCAGAGGCAGAAAACAAACACCAGTACTAGGAAGACAAACATAACGAAGAGCCTAACACCAATCGCGACCAGCTTTAAGAAAATGAGCTTCAAAAGGAGAGGTCCGCTGCCAAGAGTCATCCGTGGGTGGTCCCCGTGTATGCAGACGCACAAAGGCTCATCATCTTCTTAGCGTTCATCCTCAGCAATGCTGCGCCCTGCTCCAGTTCCGTTCGTTCTTCGCCTTTCAACAAACCTGCCCAGTAGAAAAGATACGCACAAGCATTGAAAACAATCTCAAAAGGAGATGACAATTTCTTGAATTCAAACATAGCTTGATTCCTGCGGTTCCAAATGGCCCAGCAGATGGCCGCAAGCCCCACAGTAAAGTGTTTCTCTCCATGGGGAAGAAAAGCATAACACCAAGAGTAAAACTGACATAGGTTG from Triticum urartu cultivar G1812 chromosome 3, Tu2.1, whole genome shotgun sequence encodes:
- the LOC125543347 gene encoding cytochrome P450 71A1-like, which encodes MDVLSLSALLRSSPILLLLAVLVPIFSSLFLFSARKKLSPSCTDGGRRLPPSPPGFPVLGHLPLLGSLPHRKLRSLAEAHGPVMLLHLGRVPTVVASSAAAAQEVMKTRDLAFASRAQIRMAERLLYGRDMVLAPYGEYWRQARRVCVVHLLNHRRILSFRRVREQEVAALLDAVRRRSLHPPGVLNLSDMLTSYSNAVIKRAAFGDGEYGIDGDDGGEKLRKVLDDFEELLGTPTVGEFVPWLAWVDTLTGLNARVTRTFEALDGLLERVIADHRKRRLAGGPVVGGGEDDRRDFVDVLLDVSETGEEAGGVRFDVVSIKAIMLDMFAAATDTTYTTMEWTMAELINHPRVMQKLQDEIRAAVNGGSGVTEDHLGTLRYLRAVIRETLRLHAPLPLLLPRETMEDTELLGYRVPARTRVVINAWAIGRDPATWERAEEFVPERFVDDPAEYGAGHDDFRAVPFGAGRRGCPGVGFAVPSMELALAGLLYHFDWELPAAAGGAVSKLDLSELFGISVRLKTALHVVAKPSSA